The Rosa chinensis cultivar Old Blush chromosome 7, RchiOBHm-V2, whole genome shotgun sequence DNA segment GAAAACCCTTATGACCACATTGCGGAGTTTGAGCAAGTGTGTACTACCGTTCAACCTAATGGTCTcacttctaatggtttgaagctTAGATTATTCCCTTTCACACTCAAGAACCATGCAAGAAAGTGGTTGAGCAAGTTGTCTCCTAGATCAATACGTACATGGGTTGAGATGCAAGAAACTTTCTTAGGAAAGTACTATCctccttcaagaacttccaATGTTAGAGATGAACTAATTTCATTTAGACAACACCCTCAAGAAAGTTTTCATGAGTGTTGGGAGCGCTTTAAGGATCTTGAGATGTCATGTCCTCACCATGGGTTAGAGAAGTGGTTTCTTGTGGACAAGTTCTATAGAGGATTGATGGCGGACCAAAGACAAAGAGTTGACACTTTTAGTGGTGGAACTATTGCAAGCAAGCTTCCCGATGCCGCTTGGGACACATATGAAGAGCTTTCACTTAATTCTCTTTATTGGGATGATCATGATGCAAGGAGACAACAAGCACCTAGCAAGGAGAACACATCGAGCCGTGGTGGAATCTATGAGGTTCAAGGAACATCATCCGGGCCTTCTATGCATGAGTTCAAGAGGCTAGAAAGCAAGATTGACCAATTTCTAAACCAAGTGAGCCGGAATCCTCCTCAAGCTCAAGTCAAGATGGCAACTTCTACATCATGTTTGTTTTGTGAGAGTCTAGCACATTCCACTCAAGAGTGTCACTTATCATCCAAGTTTCCGGACTTTATTGAAGAACAAGTGAGCCAAGTGGGTAATTTTGTGCCAAGGAAccaaagaaatgatccttactaTAACACTTATAACCCCGGTTGGAGGAATCATCCCAATTTTTCTTGGAAAGACCAAGGAGGTTCATCTAGTGCGTTTCAAGGTGGAAAGTAAAGCTTTAGAGGTGGCCAAGGTCAAGACTCATCAAATATTGCTAATTATGGCAATGCACACCAAGGAAGCACTCATTTTTCACAATATGGTCAACATGGACGGCAAGCATATGGGTCTAATTCTCAAGGCCAATCTACCTCAAGTCAAGGATTTCATGGTCAAAACACCCCTCCCGGGTTTACACAAGGTGTTGGCTATAGTGGTAGCAAGTTTCAAGGCAATCCTAGCTCATTTCAAGGCCCCCACCAAGGCGAGAACTACAATTCCCCTCCTATTCTTCAAGGcattcctattcaatctccaaaTGAACTAAAGAAGCCTAATTTTGAAGACTTGATGGGAGAGTTTCTCAAGGTTCAAACTTCTACTAATGCAGAGACCAAGCAAAACATCTCTTCACTAGTTCAAGGGTATCAAACTCTACAACAAGGCATGGCTAGACTAGAGGTACAAGTGGGCCAAATGGCCCCAAATATGAGTGAGAGACCAAAGGGAGCCTTACCTTCACAACCGGAGCCAAACCCAAGAGGAAAACTCCATGAATGCAATGCCATCACCACTCTAATTTCGGGAAAGGTATATGATAATCATGTTTACATGCCTACATCTTCTAGTTTCCATACAAATCCTTTATTTGATAACGATGTTGATTTGCATTCATATGGGGCcaagagggaagaaaatgtacctcttggCCATGTTGTTGATGATCAATTGCATACACATCATGATTCTTTTTATCATAAGGAGGATGGGACcggaagggaagaaaatgtaccttccggtaaatatggagtgggtgatgtgaATTTGAATGCcaaaggaagaaataagggggtggataaggtagccggaggggaagaaaatgtaccctcCGGAGAATCTATTCTTGGTAAAGGTTATGGTTTCTTGTCCTTTGAGAACAATGCAAGCAAATATGGGTTGATTGATAGTGGCAAGGAAAGAGCTTTGTTGAGAAACAAGACTTCTAGGGATGAGGATGTCTCGGACCCTAAATTAGATGGTGAGGCCATGAAGGCTAGGGACCTATCTACGGCCGATAACACCTCTAGGAAGGTTCTTGATGACATTAGACCCACCACTCATGAGTTTGAGCCATCTACTTCTAGAGAAAAAGAGGGGAGGAATAAGGAGGAAGATTTACATATGCATGGTAGCTCTAGGGATAGGAGTTGTCCGTTCTACTCATCACTAGGCGAGGCCTTGAGGACTAAGAACcctacactatgccaaaaagtgcatcagacgacagaactgttctgtcgtctgaacgaacaaaaatgtgtcgtctagtacggtgtcgtctcttgggggcatcagacgacagaagtgttatgtcgtctgatatttcagacgacataaaaaataaaagtcttgtgtcgtctgatgagttttgcattttgggaacattgtgatctgtttctttaaaagcgttcaaacaacagttttgtattgtctgataaacaaaacaaccacagtattttttaaatactattgtgtgaagcatatttgcaagacttatttatgtggtctgaatgcacttaaataagaaatatgaagactcttatgtagtgtcttctctcatacaacagcatttaaaggttgtgctaatttactttaaacgacaattatatgtggtcgtaaagagcatcagaggacaattaagtgtcgttctagggtacatacatacgacacttaagtgttgtgtgaaacgTCTTTTATGAGGTctttttatattgtctgtgattgattccaaccacacttatttgttgttattatacgttttagccaacactttcgtctaacttatgttgttgttttgccctttagactacaattttctgtcgtcccaatgccaaaaagacaatagacttctatttgatttttgtgttgtttttgtttagctgcaaccacacattttggtgtgcttttgttgtagcttgcaattttcTATTGTACCAATGCCAAAAGGACAATAGAATTCCaattgggttttgtgttgtttttgtgcagctgcaaccacacattttggtgtgcttttgttgtagcttgcaatttgagataacacatattagtagtcccctgttacaattggtatgcatgcattctggaaattaaaattgcccattcatgaaagtatgaaacccacatccaaaatcattcattgcaatttctattaatccaccattgtcttaTGTACAcaacctaatcatgagcatcgatcagttcaaaatgtcccatatctactaatctgaATCTACAGAcaagtccaaatgcttaatgaatgaagaatctactagacacaagttaatAAAGGAACTACCTAGCTACACTGTTGTACCAGTTTC contains these protein-coding regions:
- the LOC112178149 gene encoding uncharacterized protein LOC112178149, which gives rise to MGDAQNPPQGKTMREYTSPTIVDHPSCIVLPPCEHHFEIKPTTLSILPTFNGMALENPYDHIAEFEQVCTTVQPNGLTSNGLKLRLFPFTLKNHARKWLSKLSPRSIRTWVEMQETFLGKYYPPSRTSNVRDELISFRQHPQESFHECWERFKDLEMSCPHHGLEKWFLVDKFYRGLMADQRQRVDTFSGGTIASKLPDAAWDTYEELSLNSLYWDDHDARRQQAPSKENTSSRGGIYEVQGTSSGPSMHEFKRLESKIDQFLNQVSRNPPQAQVKMATSTSCLFCESLAHSTQECHLSSKFPDFIEEQVSQVGNFVPRNQRNDPYYNTYNPGWRNHPNFSWKDQGGSSSAFQGGK